The genomic interval TAGCGAGTAGCGTTTAGCGATTAGCGGGTAGCCGCAGGTCACGCCAAAGGCGGATCTGCAGTCAGCAAGTCAGCCATGAGATATTTAGTCTTTTGTATCAGGTTAGCTGTTTGAAAGAGTATTCTTAAATCCCTCCCAACCTCCCTTTGCCAAAGGGAGGAGAAACGCTTCCCCCTTTGGAAAAGGGGGATACAGGGGGATTTTGCGAATTCATGTAGTTAAATGCCGTTATATAGCCTTTGGTTGTTTGTGCTGAAAGCTGAAAGCTGAAGGCTGAAGGCTGAAGGCTGATAGCTGAGATTATGGAAAAAGAAATCGAGCGGCTGAAGAAAGAGATTGCCCGCCTAAAGGATAAAATTCTCCACCTGGAGCATCGTCTGGCCCGCCAGGATGTGACCGTGGTCTCTATCCTCCGGCAAAAAGGGTTTAACCTGATCCAGTATAATCCGGATAGAGGCTTATTATTATCCCCTGAGGCGGATGCCAGGGTAGAGGGATATTTTTATCGCCTGATGGGGCGTTACTCCTTCCGGCTTTTTTTGCGTGATCTCATAGCGCATCAGAAGCACTTTACTTTAAAAGACCTGACCCGGTATTGTTCACCACGCACCGCTGCCGACTACCTACGTTTTCTTGAGGAGATAGGACTCATTACCAGGCTGGATCGAGGCGGCTATGCCCTGGACATAAAATCGGTATCAAGTATAGGCCCCACCCTCGAATGGTTTGTGGCCCAGGTATTCATCCGGGAATTTGAGGCCCCGGCTATCTACGGTGTAAAGTTCAGAGAGACCCCCCATGGTGGGGATTATGATGTTATTGCCGGTCTGGATAACCGCATGGCCTATGGAGAAGTAAAATCCTCTCCGCCGAAGGGCGTGGAGGCCGCGGACGTTCGGGCCTTTTATCAACGCCTGGAGGATTTATCCCCGCATCTGGCTTTCTTTCTGGTGGATACCGAGCTTCGTATGAAAGATAAGATTGTCCCCCTTTTTGAGGAGGAAATAAGCCGTCTTTACGGGGTGGAAGGCAGAAAACAGAGGCCGGTAGTGCGGCTCAAGGAAGAACTTTTTCACATAAACCACAACCTTTTTATAGTAAACAGCAAAAAGGGCTTGGCCACCAACCTTAAGACCTGCCTCCGTCATTATCAGCGACAGAAGTTTTCGTTTTAACCGGTGTTCATCCGGAAACTACTGTTTCCGGATTCACGCTTTCAGCGATCAGCGATTAGCTGTCAGCAAAAAACTAAGACAAACAACACATTAAGCTGAACGCTGATAGCTGAGTGCTGAGAGCTCATCCAGAACTTTTGGGTTTCTGGATGAAAATAACTTGTTTAAAAGATAGATTTTTTTCTTTGCGTTCTTTGCGGTGAGCAGGAGAATTTCGATGTGAAAAACTTTACACACATAGTGGAAGTATTTTTCCATTCAGATGACATTCCTTTTCTCTTTCTTATCCTGCTGTCAATTTCCCGTATAAGATAATTATATAATATATCACATTATTTTTTAAATCAAAACCTATTAATCAATTAGTGGTACAGATATTGCTTGTGGTAATGTACGAGGACAGAAATGAATATTCGTTCAATCACCACATCCATAGCAATAGCCTTACTGATCCTGGGGCTGGCCGGCCCTGTTCAGGCCGTGCCCAATCTCCAGATATATATCCCCGGGGCTACATACGACCCGGTAACGGAGACATGGACTATATATTCTTATGACTACGACCTTTGGGTCGTTGGGGCAAACTTGAATATTTACGATATAAAGTTTGCCGCAGCGGTTCCTATTAATGAAAACGGCACGATTGATGTTACCTGGCTTAAGGGGCAGTTGATTGATGATTATGGGAATATTGTGAAAGAGCCGAATTTTTTTGAAACGCTGGATGAAGGGGTCGCTGATCCCTATATTTCTTTTTGCGATTATGGGACGCCGGTCATGGGTGATGGCGACACATTACCTCCCCACGGTGTATTTCCCACCTCGTATTATGAATATGTTATCGGTGATTTTGGCACGGGCGAGACGGTCCAGAATTACATCCCTGGTGATGAATGGGGTGACCTTGCCGAGGGGGAGACGAAAAAGTTTCATATTTCAGCGGATGGATATACCTGGGTCGATATAGTGGCGTACGACCATTATATCCAGGCCAACCATAAAACCCACTGCATCTTTAGTCCATTTTCCCACGACGGCGGCGGCAGCGGTGTCCCTGAACCGGCAACCATGCTTCTGGTAGGAACCGGCCTGATTAGCTTGGGCTGTGTAGCCAGGAGAAAGTTTAAGAAATAGCGATTAGCAGGTAGCGTGTAGCGTTTAAATATAACAGTATTTTTTTCATGAGTTCCTGAGTTCCAAATTTAAGAATCTGCGTTTATCTGCGCAAGTCTGCGTCCCGGTTAAATAGAAAATTCTTCTCTGCGTGCTTAACGGTGAAAAGATTTTGGATATGAAAAGTTTTACCACCCATAGTGGAAATAGATTTCCTCTGAGTGGAAATTCACTTCCACTTTTCACTCTGAACCGGTTTGTGCCCAATGTTCTGTGAAAATTATAACTATTGGATAGTATTATAAATATCATATTATAAAGCTATTTGTGGTTTGTTGGCATGGAGGTTGCTTGTAATTATTCCAGACGGGCAAAGTGAATGATGGCTCACTATGCGTTTTTCTAGTTTCAATCTTTAACCCTAAACGCTAAGCCCTATATGCTACACGCTATTCACTAATCGCTATACGCTATTTTTAAGAGGAGGTAAAAAGATGAGAAAAGGATTTTTAAAGAGTTTAAATTTTAAAGGAGGGGAGGTGAAGAAGATGAAAAAATGGTTTGTTTTAGCATTGTGTTTACTGGGCGTACTCGCTTTAAACGTGGCTCAGGCTTCGGCGGCACTTGTAATACTGGACGACTGGAGTTTACAGGTGGGGGGTAAGACTGTGCAGGCTATTGACTATATGACCTACACGGGTCTCAGTCATGTAAACATCACGGATACCGATCTAAATGGCTTAGACGGAGGCGATCCTTTTACGGATGTGGTGGCTTTTAAGGTCGGAAGCTCAGGACTCCAAAATGACGCCACGGGTACGATTATAAAGTACAGCGACGGGAGTTTTATAGGTGGCGGTGATTTTGAGCTGACAGGTGTAGCTACAATGACGGGAGTACATACGGCTGTTGTCGCAGGTAATGCGCAATATGTGTTCAACACTGCGACGCTTGATTTCTATCTGGACACTAATTCGGCAACGTTTGCGCAGCCAGGTCTAGGCGGAGGCACGATATCGGGCTACAAGGACGGCACACAGATAGCATCGTTTGGCCTTATGTCCGGGGGGGGAAATTTTAATTTCCCTACGCTCGATGGGAATATCGATGTTGATTTCGTGAGCGGATGGGTGTTATCCGGTTATATGTTCACGGAAGACGGTGTGGATTTTTCCACGTTTCCTTTCTTGGCGGCCCTCACGGATTCCAATAGTGATGCGGACATAAACGGTGATGGCGTTCCTGATATCGTACTGCCCAGCAACTGGACAGGTTACACGGGTCAAACTGTAGGCGGTGATCTTTATGATCTGAATCTGCAGGTTGACGGCTCGGCCAGGTACGCAGTCCCTGAGCCGTGTACCATGCTTCTTTTTGGCACTGGCCTTATCGGTCTCGCTGGGGCTGCACGGAGGAAGTTGGGGAAGAAAAAATAATAAAAGCAAGAGAGCTGAAAGCCCCGAATGAAAGCAGGAGGGCTGAATGCAAGAAGGCTGAAAGCTTAAGAAGTCAGGAGTCAGAAATAAAAAAGGAAGGGCGGGGAATATCCCCGCCCTTCCTTTTTGAGGGGGATATGATGTCCAGCCGGTCTTATCTTTTAAGGAGCAGACCTGTATTTAGCTTTCGCCCTTTTGAGGATCTATTATTTGTAATCTTTCCGATTGTGCCGCATTGAGTAAGTTTACATCCGAAGCTACAAAGATAACATCTTCTTTAACGGCATTCCTTAGCCACAATGCAGATGATAAATGAACACTGTCCGCGGCCTTGAGTTGATGTTCTTTTATTGTCTTTCTGATGAACGGTAGGAGCTCGTTTTGAAATTCTATTATGAGGAAATATTCCCACTCGGTTTCAAATCGTTCAATTACTCTAGTGTACCATTTCGTGGGAATTTCTCCCACCTTATGTCTTCTCGCAAAAGCAGAAAGTATTTCTGGATAGGTTAATTTCGATGTAGCAATAATGCCGGCATTGGCCAAAATAGAGGTTACTCTATCGCTCCCGGTTTCTTCTACATACCGCTTTACCAGGGCGCTGCTGTCAAAATATATCACCTTCTGTCCTCTATTATAGTCTCGGACACCGGTTTGCCCTTTACTTTTAGTCTCTCTATCGGGTGTAGTTCTTTCTTTCTAACCGGAAGTCTTAATAATTTTCTTTTGGCCAGTGATGCAAGGCGTTCTTCGACGCCGGCCTTTTCTTCAATGGTATTAAGATCGTGCAGTATTGCCACAGGTACACCTCTGTCAGTTACAATGATATTATCACCTTCTTTTATGAGCCCTAAATAATAGGTTAGCCTGTTTTTTAGCTCTTTTATCCCAACTAGTTGCATATTTTCACCTCTATGGTAGCTATTGTAGCTACCTTGAAAGATTTAGTCAATAAGAAAAAGGGCGTCATTTATCGCTCTGCGTGGGGCCCGCGTTGACGGCAGTGGTGCATACCCCAGCCGGAAGAGCATTATTATCCCTTTTGATCTGTCCACAGGGAAAACGTTCCGTAAGTATCCCCACGCCTTTTCGAGGAGCTTCTTATGGGCTTCTGAAAAACCTGGTTCTCTGTCGAGATAGAGGCGCTGTATGAGAAACGTAATGCCGGTCATAGGATGAAAGGCCAGACCGTGTTTTGTAGCGGTTAACCAGACTCTTTGCAGGAGCCTTCCGCCCAGGACGAAATCCTCTGGTGTAGTTCCCGGCATCTGGATCAGCCCCATGGCTGAAGAACCGAGGCAGAGTTTGTAGCTTTGGAACGGGAGCATGTGGCTTAGGCCAAAGATGTTCAGAAAAGAGACCATGCCCCAATTCCTAAGCAGTTTGAAGGCCGGTATTTGTAATGAATTGAGCCCCATGGTTTTTATGGGCATGCCGTCTTTTGTTTGCAAGCTTTCTTTCTCTGACCATCTGATGTGTTCGAAGACGAAATGATGGAGTTTTTCGTCTTCGAAAAGCATCCGGTCGTGGGTGGCTACGGTCCTGGCCAGGAGTTTTCTTTGCCCCGAAAATCCCCCTGTATCCCCCTTTTCCAAAGGGGGACTTAACGGATGCCCCTCTTTATCAAGGGGGACATATAAATCCTCCCATCCCCCCTTTTGCAAAGGGGGGCTAGGGGGGATTTCGGGGGTGAAGGGTGAGGGGAGATTATTGCTGATTAGATATAGCTCCCCAAGATCCATCTTTTCGGGGATTGACATAAGGGCGGCAATGACTTCTTTGCCGATAGTTTTTCGTTTTTTATACGGATTGCGGTTGGTGACACGTTTGGTAATAAAGGGTAATAGCGGATCATCCTTCCTTGGGCACTCTTGAAATTCGATGGCAGCCACAAGCGGGTTTCCCTCACCTTCAGGGAAGAGGGTAGGGCACATGGAATAACCATAGGAGCGGGCGGCGATGTCCATGTTTTCCAGGACAGCGCCGTGGGCGATGAGAGAGGCCCGCTGTCTTGAATTATAAAGGGATGTATCCCTTTCCGGCACGTTAAGGAGAAGGAGCTTTTGTCCATCCCATATAAAACGCCATGGCTGGCAGTTGTCACCTGAAGGCGCCCAGGTACCGGCTTCAACGATTTTGAGAATTATATCTTTTGGAATCATTTTATGACATTCTCTTTATTCACCGCCCGCTCCCTTAGGTCGCTCAAGACGCAAAGTACGCAAAGATGGATTTCTTTTCCTTTTCTGTCGAAATAAAACTTCTCTCTGCGTCCTTTGCGCCTTTGCGGTGAAGTTTCTTTCTGTTGCGGCGTTCATCTGCGTCCCAAAAAGTACTTTTTCACATACCACCGTTTCAATCGCTGAATAGGATTTCGATTTCCCCAGCGTAGATAACCCTGTTTATAGACCTGAAGATAGGGGTCGAATTGAAAATAGTGCGGGACGGCCCTTATTTTTCTCCTTTTCAGGATGATATTTATGACTTCAGTGGCCACCAGGGCGCTGCAGAGCTGGCAGGCCAGCCCTAAGGAAGGCCCGGTTTGTTTGGTAAGGTCTATTGATGATGACTTAATGTATTTAAGATGTGTGGCCCTTGGCGCCAGACCCAGGCCAAAGGCTATGAGCTTATCGATTTCAGACAGGTTATCATCAATGTCAAAATATTCATCGAAACCCATACCCTGGGGCGCAAAGACATGCAACGTAGCGCTGAACCCCATGGGCCCTGAGGTAATGGCATAAATACCACGATCTCCGGCTTCTTTGAAAAGCAAACGACGGGTTTCTATATTGAAGAAGTCTATACCATCCACTACGACATCTGCGTCCTTCAGGAATTCGGTGATATTATCCTTGCTTATACCCTGGTCAAAAATTTTTATATCGGCCTCTGGATTTATAGCCAGGGCCATCTTTTTCATGGCCTCGGCCTTATGCATGCCGATGGTTTCTATGGTAGCTCCCACCTGCCGGTTGAAATTGGCCGCTTCAAAATGGTCAAAATCAGCGATATTGAATTGTTCGAAGCCAGTGCGGGCTAGTGTGAGGAGGTAGTGGCCGCCTACGCCGCCGACTCCGGCAATGGCTATTCGGGCCTTCTTAATCTTTTGCTGTTCTTCAGGAGATATGAGCCCTATGTTTCGGCAAAAGGCCTCGTCATATGACCAAAGGTTTGTCTGCTTCTCTTTCATTTTTTCTTGTCTATCCTCGGATTAACAATTTTTAGTAAGATAGGCAGCGTGGTCAGCTCCACCAGGAGCGCGATTAACATGGTAAAGGCCGTCAGACAGCCAAATTGGATGGTCGGGATAAAATTGGATAATACCAGTATGCCAAAACCCATCACAATTACCATGCAGGTGGAAATTACGGCCGATCCTTTAGACTGCATGGTTATGGCAATGGCCTGGAAGTTGTCTTTGCCCATTCTTCTCTCGTGCTTATAACGGGTGAGAAAGTGGATGGTATCGTCAACGGCAATACCTATGGCCACTGTAGAGATCATGGCGGTAGAGGTATTGAGGGGGATGCCCAGCCACCCCATCACGCCGAGGTTAATGAGAAGCGGGATAGCATTGGGTATAATGCTTATAAATCCGAGGGAAAACGACCGGAGGATGACAAAGATTATGCCGAAGATAAGGAAGATGGCCAGAGAGAGGCTATATATCTGGCCGTTTACCAGGGCCTCGATCAGGTTGGCAGTAAGCAGGGATTTGCC from Thermodesulfobacteriota bacterium carries:
- a CDS encoding choice-of-anchor N protein is translated as MNIRSITTSIAIALLILGLAGPVQAVPNLQIYIPGATYDPVTETWTIYSYDYDLWVVGANLNIYDIKFAAAVPINENGTIDVTWLKGQLIDDYGNIVKEPNFFETLDEGVADPYISFCDYGTPVMGDGDTLPPHGVFPTSYYEYVIGDFGTGETVQNYIPGDEWGDLAEGETKKFHISADGYTWVDIVAYDHYIQANHKTHCIFSPFSHDGGGSGVPEPATMLLVGTGLISLGCVARRKFKK
- a CDS encoding PEP-CTERM sorting domain-containing protein produces the protein MKKWFVLALCLLGVLALNVAQASAALVILDDWSLQVGGKTVQAIDYMTYTGLSHVNITDTDLNGLDGGDPFTDVVAFKVGSSGLQNDATGTIIKYSDGSFIGGGDFELTGVATMTGVHTAVVAGNAQYVFNTATLDFYLDTNSATFAQPGLGGGTISGYKDGTQIASFGLMSGGGNFNFPTLDGNIDVDFVSGWVLSGYMFTEDGVDFSTFPFLAALTDSNSDADINGDGVPDIVLPSNWTGYTGQTVGGDLYDLNLQVDGSARYAVPEPCTMLLFGTGLIGLAGAARRKLGKKK
- a CDS encoding type II toxin-antitoxin system VapC family toxin, whose protein sequence is MIYFDSSALVKRYVEETGSDRVTSILANAGIIATSKLTYPEILSAFARRHKVGEIPTKWYTRVIERFETEWEYFLIIEFQNELLPFIRKTIKEHQLKAADSVHLSSALWLRNAVKEDVIFVASDVNLLNAAQSERLQIIDPQKGES
- a CDS encoding ThiF family adenylyltransferase gives rise to the protein MKEKQTNLWSYDEAFCRNIGLISPEEQQKIKKARIAIAGVGGVGGHYLLTLARTGFEQFNIADFDHFEAANFNRQVGATIETIGMHKAEAMKKMALAINPEADIKIFDQGISKDNITEFLKDADVVVDGIDFFNIETRRLLFKEAGDRGIYAITSGPMGFSATLHVFAPQGMGFDEYFDIDDNLSEIDKLIAFGLGLAPRATHLKYIKSSSIDLTKQTGPSLGLACQLCSALVATEVINIILKRRKIRAVPHYFQFDPYLQVYKQGYLRWGNRNPIQRLKRWYVKKYFLGRR